Genomic DNA from Alicyclobacillus fastidiosus:
TCGAATGTTCCGGATACGGTGCGTGCAATCTTGTATATGCCATATGCGCAACTCGTCGGATACCACCGTGCCATAGCACTCGGGCTTGACCCGGATCAGCCGCGGAACTTGTCACACGTGGTAACCTTATCCCTGTAGTGCATGCTCGAGAGCGATGTCGACGGGGCAGCACAATCCTTTATAGATAGATCAGCACGACAGGGTGCGGCGGCAGGTCAACCGCTGCGCCGCCCTGCCTGCTAGGAGTGGTGGAGGTCGATTGAAACGCGAGAGGCACTAGATCCCAACAGTATCATTCCGCTGTATCACCAACTGAAGGACATCCTGCGGGATAAGATCGAGTCCAAGGTGTGGAAGCCGGACGACTTGATCGATTCAGAGCACCAGTTGATGGCTCAATATAAGGTGAGTCGAAACACGGTGAAGAAGGCCATCGAGGATCTCGTCCAAGAAGGGCTGCTCAACCGCGTCCAAGGCAAAGGTACGTTTGTATCCCGACCGAAAATCGAACATTCACTCGGCGGCTTTTATAGCTTCAGTAAAGTGCTCAAGGCTAAGGGAATTGAGGCGCGCGACGTGGTGCTCAGCGTGGAGCCAAAGCTGTGCCTGCCGAGTATTGCTGGGTATCTGAAGATCTCAGTCGGGGAAACGGTGCATGAATTGAAGCGGCTTCGCTACGCAGGGAATGATCCCATCATCTTTGAGACGAGTTACATTCCAGCGAGAATTGCCGAGCACATCCAAGAATCCGATCTCAACAACATTGGGCTTTACGACCTCCTTCAGGAAAAGTACAACGTGTCGGTCGTGAAGGCGAAAGAGTCGTTTGAGCCAGTTCTCATCGACAAGTATGAGAGTACCATGCTGCACGTGAAAGAAGGGTACCCAGCATTGTTGTTGGATCGCATCGCGTTCGACATTTCGGAGACGCCGATCGAGTACTGTCGATCGATCGTCCGAGGCGATCGCTGCAAATTCTACACGGAATTGCTGTAGTGAGGTGGGGGACACCATGGGTGGTTCAGGACGCGTTGTCTGCGTCACGCTCAACGCTGCCATCGATCGGACTTATTATCATGAAGATTTGCGCATCGGGCACATCAATCGAGTCCAGAAGGTGGTGTCGCAGGCTGGCGGCAAAGGGAACAACGTCGCGCGTGCCATCCATCGACTGGGCGGTTGCGTCACAGCGACTGGCTTCGTCGCCGGTCAAAATGGACAGTTCATCGAAGTGGGTCTGCAAAAGGAAGGCATAGCTACGGCGTTTTGCACAGTACCCGCTGGCGAGTCGCGCGTCTGCCTCACGTTGGTCGATGCCGCGAATCACACGGCAACAGAGTTCATGGAGCCAGGCGTTGCAATCACGATGCGAGACGTTGAGCAGCTTTGCCAGCAGTTGAAAGGGATGGTCGAGCCGGGATCGTTCGTCATTTTCTCGGGCAGTCTCCCACCTGGCTGCACCATCTCTGCGTTCGCACATTTGATCGAGGTTACCCAGCGCCTAGGTGCGCGTGTCGTCGTAGATACGAGTGGAGACGCTCTGATCCATGCAGCCCGTTGTCGGCCGTACGCGATGAAGCCAAATGAACATGAAGTCGAAGCGCTCCTGGCGAACGCTTCCGGTGCGGAGTCGGAGTTGCCCGCAGACAGGGAAACGAAACTTCGCGACATGCTCGTTCAACTGCAGCAGTCCGGCGTGGCCCTGCCCATCGTCACATTGGGATCAAACGGTTGTATCGCCTGCGACCACGACACCATCTATCGCGTTCATGCACCCGAAGTATCCGTCAAGAATGCGGTGGGCTCCGGGGACTGCTTTCTCGGCGGCGTGGTCTACGGTCTAGCGACAGGCCAGTCGATCTCGTCCGCCCTCGCGATTGGAACCGCAGCAGGCGCGGTCAACGCCACGAAGGAATCTGCAGGGATGATCCAGCATGAGGAAGTGATGCACTTGGCCGGACAAATCCAGGTCACGGCCGAACCTTGGGTACAAGCTCACACGTCACCCAGGTCCTGAGCTAGAAGGCATATCCAAGTCGTGTTCGTCAGGTCCCAGTCCATCTAGCAACGCGTTCTATAGGAAGGGTGGTTATCCATGAGCCTGCCAGCCAAAATCGTATTGATCGGCGCGGGAAGTGCTGTATTTACACAGGGCCTGCTTGCGGACTTTATCCTTTCTACCGATTTTCGCCCCCTTGAAATCGCCCTGGTGGATACGGATGAACAGGTACTTCACGCCATCGCCGCGGTGGCG
This window encodes:
- a CDS encoding GntR family transcriptional regulator, coding for MKDILRDKIESKVWKPDDLIDSEHQLMAQYKVSRNTVKKAIEDLVQEGLLNRVQGKGTFVSRPKIEHSLGGFYSFSKVLKAKGIEARDVVLSVEPKLCLPSIAGYLKISVGETVHELKRLRYAGNDPIIFETSYIPARIAEHIQESDLNNIGLYDLLQEKYNVSVVKAKESFEPVLIDKYESTMLHVKEGYPALLLDRIAFDISETPIEYCRSIVRGDRCKFYTELL
- a CDS encoding 1-phosphofructokinase family hexose kinase, giving the protein MGGSGRVVCVTLNAAIDRTYYHEDLRIGHINRVQKVVSQAGGKGNNVARAIHRLGGCVTATGFVAGQNGQFIEVGLQKEGIATAFCTVPAGESRVCLTLVDAANHTATEFMEPGVAITMRDVEQLCQQLKGMVEPGSFVIFSGSLPPGCTISAFAHLIEVTQRLGARVVVDTSGDALIHAARCRPYAMKPNEHEVEALLANASGAESELPADRETKLRDMLVQLQQSGVALPIVTLGSNGCIACDHDTIYRVHAPEVSVKNAVGSGDCFLGGVVYGLATGQSISSALAIGTAAGAVNATKESAGMIQHEEVMHLAGQIQVTAEPWVQAHTSPRS